GGCGGCGAAACCGAGTTCGAGCATCTCGACCGCGTCCACCTGGGCGTCCAGGAGGAGGTCGCGGCCCGTGATGCCGACGTCGAGAGTGCCTTGCCCCACGTACACCGCGATGTCACGGGGACGGAGGAAGAAGAACTCCACATCATTGTCGGGATCCACCATGACGAGTTCACGGTTGTCCCGGCGCTGGCGGTAGCCGGCTTCGGCCAGCATCGCCGCGGCGGCTTCGGAAAGGGAACCTTTATTGGGAACTGCTACGCGCAACATATGTCTTCAAGCATCTTTCGTGTCCGGGCCCTCGGCCCGCAGTGGTCTGTGAACTGGAGAGACGTGAGCCGTCCCGTCCCGCGGGAAGGCAGGGCCGGGAACGACGCCAGCCGCCGGGCGCTTGCCGCGCCGAGCGGCTAGAGATGCTTGTAGACGTCTTCGAGGGTCAGGCCTTTGGCAAGCATCAGGACCTGAAGGTGGTACAGGAGCTGGGAGATCTCCTCCGCAGCCGCCTCATCGGATTCGTATTCCGCCGCCATCCAGACTTCGGCGGCCTCTTCCACAACCTTCTTGCCGATCCCGTGCACGCCCGAATCCAGTTCAGCGACGGTACGCGAACCTTCGGGCCGGGTGTCGGCTTTTTCGCTCAATTCAGCGAAGAGCGCCTCGAAATTCTTCACGTGTCATACCCTACTGTGAACCGGGCCCCCGGCCCGAAACGGGCCGGGGGCGTTACAAAGCCGCCAGGGGTGATGTTCCCCACCCCGCCGACGGTTCAGTCCTGCTGGGCGAGGGTCGACCGCAGCGTCAGCGCGGTGGCCACGGCGGCTTCGAGCGCCTCACGGCCTTTGTCCTCGGAAGACCCCGGCAGGCCCGCCCGGTCCAGCGCCTGCTGCTCGTTGTCGCAGGTGAGGACGCCGAAACCGACCGGCACTCCGGTGTTCACCGACACCTGGGTGAGGCCGAGCGTCGCGGACTGGCACACGTAATCGAAATGCGGGGTGCCGCCACGGATCACGACGCCGAGCGCGACGAGGGCGTCGTAGTGCGGGGCCAGACGCGCCGCGGCGACACTGAGTTCGAAGGTGCCGGGGACGGTGACCACCGTGACGTCGGTGAGTCCGGCGTCGGCGGCCGCCGCCTGTGCGCCGGCCAGCAGACCGTCCATCACCTCCCGGTGCCAGCTCGCGGCGATGACGGCCACGCGCAGCGGCTGCTGCTCCGCGCCGGCGTCGAGGGTGATGGTGGGTGCTCCGTGGCCGCTCATGCGGTGCTCGCTTTCTGTTCGGGCTGGGTGGTCATCAGGAGTTCGCTCCGGGGATCTCCACGTCCGGGACCTCCAGCGTGAGCCGGTGATCCATCCGGTCCTTCTTGGTCCGGAGGTACCGGAGGTTCTCCTCACGGCTCGGGACCTCGGTGGGGACCATCTCCACCACCCGGACACCGGCGGCAGCGAGACGCTGTTCCTTGTCCGGATTGTTGCTGAGCAGACGGATCTCCGTCAGCCCCATCTCCGCCAGGATCTGAGCCGCCGCCTTGTAGCAGCGGGCGTCCACGGGCAGACCGAGCTGCTCGTTGGCCTCCACCGTGTCGAAGCCGGCCTCCTGCAGGGCGTAGGCCTTGATCTTGTTGGCCAGCCCGATGCCGCGGCCTTCCTGCCCGCGCAGGTAGAGCAGCGTGCCGCCCTGTTCGCGGATGAGGTTGAGCGCCAGCGCGAGCTGTTCGCCGCAATCGCAGCGGTACGAGCCGAAGACGTCGCCCGTGAGGCATTCGGAGTGCAGCCGCACGAGGGGCGCCTGACCATCGCTGGGCGGATTGGGCGAGCTGACGGCCAGATGTTCCACACCGGTTGCCTCATCGGTCCAGGCCTGGGCCACGAACTCCCCGAAGGCCGTCGGCAGTTTCACGATGGGCCCCGAGCTGACGG
The nucleotide sequence above comes from Arthrobacter woluwensis. Encoded proteins:
- a CDS encoding phosphoribosyl-ATP diphosphatase, translated to MKNFEALFAELSEKADTRPEGSRTVAELDSGVHGIGKKVVEEAAEVWMAAEYESDEAAAEEISQLLYHLQVLMLAKGLTLEDVYKHL
- the ribH gene encoding 6,7-dimethyl-8-ribityllumazine synthase produces the protein MSGHGAPTITLDAGAEQQPLRVAVIAASWHREVMDGLLAGAQAAAADAGLTDVTVVTVPGTFELSVAAARLAPHYDALVALGVVIRGGTPHFDYVCQSATLGLTQVSVNTGVPVGFGVLTCDNEQQALDRAGLPGSSEDKGREALEAAVATALTLRSTLAQQD
- the ribA gene encoding GTP cyclohydrolase II; amino-acid sequence: MSPEQHSGKHPVSSGPIVKLPTAFGEFVAQAWTDEATGVEHLAVSSPNPPSDGQAPLVRLHSECLTGDVFGSYRCDCGEQLALALNLIREQGGTLLYLRGQEGRGIGLANKIKAYALQEAGFDTVEANEQLGLPVDARCYKAAAQILAEMGLTEIRLLSNNPDKEQRLAAAGVRVVEMVPTEVPSREENLRYLRTKKDRMDHRLTLEVPDVEIPGANS